The region GAAGTCGTTGGATGTCTGCTCGAGTGTCACCCAACAGTCCAAAACATCCTTTCCAAATCATCCAAAGCCATTCATGTCAAGCTGTCCTATTCTGAGGAGCTCCTTACATGCAAATGAGATTCTAAGGCTTTCTGGttgtcagccgcctcagcatgTGCGAACCCCCAGGCCACTTCCTGGCTGAGGTCATAAACTCACTGAAACATTCGTCACACATGAGCCAGCCCAGTACAGGAAGCTAAGTGGGGGCATacacatttgtgtgtgcgtgtgttttgtttttattattgggttaaGACTTGGGTTGAGATGGTTTTTACTTTAGGTTTGTCATACAATGAAATCACTCAACAACTTGAATAAAATCCAATgcatgaacattttaaaaatgtctgccTTGTGCAGACCTCTGCACAAGGCCAGTAAATCCTAAACATACTGCATCTGTTGGACGTattgagaaataatgaagtgCGAGATCACAGTGTACCAATCCTGACCTATAGATACAGATTCATCTGCTGAACTTGGTTGGTCAATAGGCCCCAATGCAAGTGGACTGTAACAGCgagaaatgaaaatacattcttgtatttgcaccaaaaaaaaacagtacctCTTGCCCTTAGCAATGGTAAATTCTGACTGAGAGTGTGAGAGAGGTACTCAAAGGTAACCATAACATTAGAAACACTACTTGGTGAGATGCAGACACACCTTCATAGAATTATTATAATCATGTTTTTTCAGCTGTCTCTGATGGTGAAGATAATCCCCAGCCCTGACTGGTTCGTTGGTGTGGACAGCCTAAACCTTTGCGAGGGCAGCCACTGGAAACAGGACGTGACCATTGACCTGCAACCTTATGACGCCGGGACAGACAACGGCTTCACTTTCTCCTCCCCCAACTTTCCCACCAGCCCCCCAGAAAACATCACAAAGGTAAATCGGCTTGTTTCCAAGGTGCCTATTCGATCTTTAGTTAAGGATATATTGTATACTGcatacattaaatataaagagAGAGATTCATGTCCATTATTTCCACTGTGTGACAAGATGAAGTCAAATCTCATTTTCTAGTATGAGAAATAGAGTGGGATTTCACCACATTTCCCCTAAATGAGAGAGCCTGGCAGAACTCACCTGACCTGAAGCCACTGGagtagagttaaaaaaaaaaagtaaaaaaaaaaaaaaagacccttctTACATAACAAAAGTTGGGCTATTGGACATTTATCGGCTCTCTCTGTGAATTATGCCTGACTCTGTTTTGGTTTCTGTGTGTCTTTCAGATCACCTCTCAGATGCCAAACCACCCCGCCAACTCCTTCTACTATCCACGACTAAAGGAACTTCCACCCATTGCCAGCATAAAGATCACACGGCAGAGCAGATCTCTCCACCGCCACGTCCCCATGTCCAATCATATCCTCCCAAACTCCATTAGTCCTCAGAGATTCTCAGGTGAGTCCTAGAGAAGGATCAAGATGAGAGAATACAAAATCTACCTGATGTTTATTCATTCCAAATATGTAATAATGTTGACTTTTGATGAACCTTTTCAGCGCTATAATATTTCAACAATGTTTATTGTGAGGTTAGCAGTGTTGGAGAATTGAACTGCATCATACTGGGGGGTGCTTGTGGTAACCTTAAGTGGTGTACATACATAACagtttttaacatcttaaccgagCTTTAAAATTTGAGAGACCCCACaggtcaggataatcttttagcgACATCCGAGAATCAGGCCTGACTTTCATCAGAAAGGGGGCGTCTCTGGGCCTCTTTTTATACAGAACACACTCATGGCGCTATACACAGTCTTTCAGGGATTCTGCTAGAAATATTTAGCTACAGTGACCATCACCATACTGCACAATAAGCACTAGTCATCAGAATATCCGTGCTTGTCTGTGTCTACTGAAATATCTTGTCACAGTTGCTAATAAAAGGCTCTCGTGTGACTCTTCCCCAGATTTTGTAAACCACAGCAACAGAAGACCGTTAGCTGTCCTCCCAGTCTGAATAGTCCTCATTATGAGCGAGCGTCACTGCGTTTCATTGATTTGTAAACTGCTGACATTTTGCCCATCTGTTAGCTATAGTATACcagttgtatactgtatatgcacaatgtatgtgtatttttattttttatttttctacaataCCACATAATATAGGGATGTGTACGTGCCACTCGATTGCATGAGAACACACGTTGGatacaaacacaaagaaacaaaatatttttcctgAGGTGATCACAATGTGTCTCTTAAACTAAAGTTGAAAAGTATTTCAGTGCTAATAAAGcttaaaagtatatttgaagTAAGTAGAATACCTATAAAATATAACCTGTCTAAAAGATTtctattattatatttcatggTAAAGTCTAATTCTAGGAAGCCAGGACAGGCAACGAATGCTATTTTTCCAATCCTCAAGTTTAAATTAATCTTTTAAATTGCACTTATCAAATATGCAATCAGATCAACATACGGGAAGCTCTgcttgatatatttttttttattttaaaatacattttatcatgTGTTTTTGCAAGTTATTTTTtgccgggggaaaaaaaggcaccaaTTCGGTGGTATGGCCCAGTTAACAATAAAGGTGGCCTAGTTGTTTACGCATATCTCATATCTCTAAGGTTTTGGGATTCTAATCTCGACTCTGgcttttctgtgtggagtttgcatgttctcccaatgcttgggtgtttttcttttctttctgggTACTCCTGTTCCCTCCCAAATTCAAAGTTAAGTGAATTGAAGACTGCAAATTGAATGTGAgttcaaatggttgtttgtttataaccAACCACTCAATCAACATTGGAATTGTTGTCACATACAAGTCCAGTTTTCCTGGCCACGATCAAGTTtctgatgatgattatgatcaATCCTATTTGTATCCATTTATCCTGAACTAAAACTATGGCTATTGTCATTTCCATGCTTAATTACAGTGTTATTGCTCTTCCTAGTGGTAAGTCAATGAATTGCAATTTCATGAGcacatttctttcccccccccactaaTACAGTGACACCGCTCGACTGTGAAGTGTCTCTCTGGTCATCATGGGGCTTGTGTCTTGGCCCCTGTTCCAAAGGCGGCGTCCGCCATCGCACACGCTACATCCTTCTCCGACCGGCCAATGCTGGTGACCCTTGCCCCGAGCTGGAGGAACAAGCTGAGTGCGTACCACACAGCTGCATGAAGCTCCAGTAACCCACAAAGCACGGGCGCTGCCAGTAAATTCAACACTGGGACTCATGTTAGTACTGCTGGACTGAAAAACCTTCCTGCATTATTCCCTCATAATGCAAAGGATTTTCCTCCCTGTCAAGACTGCATTTATCGTGTTGCCTTTTAGTTTTAGTGTCTGGTGTCTTCTTCGATGGCAAGTGTAGCAGATCGTTGGACcaatgggggggtggggggggggggggacacttcTGATGTCTTGAGGttaaatgaattcaaatgtcATCTGTGTTATGTCAGTCAAGTGCATGCCACAGTAGCACAAATGTaacattcacacacagacaccaaATTAATTTCACCAACTTTTAGGCATGAAGGCATTATTTTATATAACCTTATACTGCACATGCAGCTCTTTCCAAAATAACCTCACAgtgaatacaaaatgtttttcaggcTGACAGGAATAATGGCTTGAAACAGTTAAGGAGTTGGTTTGTTttataacaatttttttttttttttttaaagaatatttgtatgttattttattgtaatgttgaagttttgtatatactgtattgcaaCTCTTGTATTACTCATGAATAAACGTGGAGTGTTTTTCAAAACAGGACACATCTGTGTGGCGCTCCGTTTGGTAACACGATCATGatacaaaagcaaaatacacaTCTGCACCACTGACATTTATGGAGCCATAGAAGATACAGCTGGATAGCTTGGTGGactgtttgcatgttcacccggTACTCGCAtcccaaaacattcatgttaggcTAATCaaagactctaaactgtccattgctgtgaatgtaagtgtaaaAGTTTTTGTCTATTGTATGTGTTCCCTTagtttgactggcgaccagtccagggtgagtTGGGATAGACTCCgcctcacccacaaccctaatgaggacaagccagCACTATAGGGGATATAGTGCAGTATGTTGTcgtaataaaattaataaaacgaGATCTATTCACAAATGATTTTACCGGACAAGTCCTAGtgtaaatacattaatttgCACTACACAATGCTTGCATTTTCCAGAAATACACCTTCCTGTTTATTATGTGACAGTCAAGCTTCTGTGTTATATCAGGTTGATCTCCTTTTTCAAATTAAGAGACTATGAGGCTGATAAAAGACATTGTTGATACCAGCCTGGTGAATAAAGACAACGTTATTGATTATTGACAGCTAGCAAGTATCAGAATCAAATTCTGCAGTTTTTGGGAGAGGTCTAGTCAGTGGAAAACATTGAGTCGCCCGCACCCCGACAACTGCTTTTAAAGCCTATAGAAACCAGAGGTAAACCACAGTTCTTTACCAATTAggtctttaaaaataataataataccatcTATACTTGGACATACTCATAAAACATTCAACACCTTATTTTACCCAACAGCAGAGTCAGACAGTCTGAAACATGGCCTATGGAAAGTAACATTGGATCTGCGCCACTAGGCTCAAGGTTGTTTTAGGATGACCTCTGACCCCATGCAGGCGCACACAGAGAGGCTTCTGCAGTTGTTGAAGGTATGCCTGgacttcattttagttttattacagtgtatagtggttaacttctctttAACGTGTATGACATTTCCATGggaatttttattgttgtttgatTGTAGAGTGAAACACAGATTGTTTCACTCGACATCACTTCCTATGGGGaagaattattttgaaataacaaTTTGAAAGTAAACCAGCTTGTATCTTAAACACAAAATTACAGCgctatgaataaatgaatgtgaTTTGTTACCAATATACGAGTCACCATCCTAAAAGATTCATTCATCCAGTATCTATTCTGCTggtcctcattagagtcgcgggtgagctggagtctacccCAGGTGACtatgggtgagaggtggggtacagccagccagccaatcgcagggcgagTCCTGAATAAACAAACTAAAATTCACACGTATGGAATATTTGACAAATTAACCAAACGTATGTTTTCGGAAGGTGgaagaaaacatacaaacttcACGCAGGACAACTGAGATGTGAACCCTACActcttagaactgtgaggcagagacGCTAACCACTAGGACACCGTACTGCCATTCTAAAGGATTATCTGATTTGATTAACACGAGAaaaaaaacgggaaaaaaaaacaacaacacaagttAATATTTCATTGCTGACCCTGAAGGTAAATTCTGTTGCATCTGACTCCCATCTCACAGTGATATGTTTTTGGTTGTTTAGCGCCATACAGTGGTCACTTTTAATAGGGCAAGTATAACAACGTATTTTCCCAGGAAAGCGTCAATCCTGTAATATCTTTAACTCTGAATGATTGGCAGTTGTCAACAAAGATGAAGGCGCAAAGGAACATTTCAGATGAAAGTACAAAAGGGACATAAGCTTGAACGTTGGCTCAAGTCAGAGTCTTTAATGTTACCGCTCATGAGAATAAAGCGAATGAAAGGCGTCAACGATTATGTCATCCGTGAGCACGTCCGAGGGCATTCCAATACTAtgcaaaaatgtatataaattaaaaaacaataatatatatatatcacagtaTGCATGCACCTGTGCAAGGTACCCGGTATATAATTTTGAGCAGTTCAAAATCATGTatcaacattataaaaaataaaataaaaaaatacacgattattaaatgtattgatgTAAGCAGATTGctacaaacttgtttttttttgcgagtCGAACTTGACTGTAGCAAGCTCTGGTCAACCGGAGgacggaaaaatgctgacgtcaTCGAGGGCCAGCTCTGTGGTcctgtgaggatgaatttgaTTGACCCCTGGCATTTTTACTTGTTTCATTGTAAGGTTattctttgtgtttgttgtgtatACAATATGTACATATTACACTGTATAATTGACTTCATCGTACTtgtattgttaaataaagatatattttttcaaagtaaGGACACATTTGAAATATGATCGGTTACAGAATCAGTCCCGTTGCTAATCTAGTCTAATTTAAGTTTCAAttggccagcactactgattttGAAGGCCCTGGGTAAATTAGACAGCACATCGAGGCCCAAACCTGATTGGACCCAAAATATATCacctaaatatatatttccacCTAAACAGAGAAATGCTCCGAAATGAAGGTAATCGACTACTGGGGGGAAATATTCGAGTTGAAACTATTCGAGTTGAGGTCAGTGGTTCTGGTAGTGCTTAGGTCAGcagaataaatacattgattGCACTTCTGTTTAAAACAGTTGAACTAGGTGAAGTATTGTGTTTGTATAAAGATCAGAGAAGGGCGTGTGTTCGACGTTGCATTAACGtcgtagtgtgtgtgtgtgtgagacgctGATCTCCTTATTCATGAAAGAAAGTGGacttttattgttgtggttttaGTTAGCAGTGGCACGGAAATGCATTGATTGCATTGCCGTTTACTGGGTGAAATGTGTTTATCTGAAGATCAGAGAAGCGCGAGTGTTGAACGTTTCGTTCAACTTATTATGTGTGTGACGCCGATCTCCTTCATCACATCAAGAAACGAGGAAGAACTGCGGGCGAGGTTTTGTTGTCCCTGCAACTAGCCACCCTTCCGCAGTGGTACGGAGTGTAATTTGGAGTTTAGCCACTAGAGGTCGCTGCTCGCCCAGACATGATCCGTGTGTCCGCAGTGCTGCTTGCCTACGAGGAGTGCGTTTGATTGTTGCAGGGCTCAATGGCGGACGTAGTAGGGTAGTCGCGTACATCACCGAGGACAATAATAATCTCAGTCGTTGTCAATTCCCTGTCGCCGTCCGGTACGCCGCTCGATTTCCAGTTTGCGGTGTATTTAGCGGCACAATTTGCGGCGGCTATAGGCTATCCCCCCCCTCCCTTGTTCGTCTTTTCGCACTTTCGAGTTCGCATCCGAGCGAGGAAGTTAACACCGTTCATGCTGGCTCGATAGAGGCAGCTAGTTTGCGGGCGAAACATGGGGGAGTCTCTTGAATTGATTGGAAAACGTCTACTCTTGCTCCTCGGCGACGGAGGGACTGCCAACGGATCCGAGTCGGAGCAGACGCCGCGAGCCCGGGACTGGCTGCGGGGGACGGTGCGGGCAGTGAGCGTCATTGGCCTGGGCGTCCCGGAGGCTAGCGGAGGAGAggcgacaacaacaactccTGCTGCGGGACTGACGGTCGGTGTTTACATACGGTGTGCTGTCGCGCAGTGTACCGAAATAACAACCAGCGAAGTCTTAATAtctcacagttgttgttttgttttctcaccCGATTTGCGCTTGCGTTAATGCGGCTACATCTGTTGACACAGCAGCAGCTTTGCTATGTCCGACCAACGAGCTTGCTAACGTCACAGGCAGTCGGCTGAAGCCAAACTCGAGACCGAGGATTCTCCGGCCTTCGCATTGTTCGCTTTCTACCATATTAACGCGTGTCAACCACCTTCTGAAATATTACTAAAAGTCTCCAGCACCCAAAAAGAAATATCTTTACTCGGATTAAATGTTTGCAAAAGAAAGACTATTAGATTGTTTGTGCTCTCCTTCTGCAATGACAAGTAACATTAGCTTCTAGCTTGCCAGCTGTATTTAGTCTACTTAGCGGCCTTATAAGTTGCGAAACACTTCATTTAAGGTCGTTGTTTACCAGCGACGACAGTGTTTTCAATCAACATTTCAAGCATTGGAATGGATTTGGCAAAGATGGTCATTCTGCGCTGTGTAAGGCTGCCTAAGAAACACGTTGAGGTGGATGAAGGTGGGTGACCTACATAAATGAAACCAATTAGGTAGTTGAAGAAAACCTTCCCCAagataatacttttttaaaatctatggCAGAGCCTTCGTCGATGCTGTAAATTATTTTGAACGCTGAGATGTTACTTCCCAATATACATTACTCCATCAAACATATGCAACCTATTAGAGCTATAATTAGTTGATTTATCGAAAACTAatcgatcatcaaattaattaactattttgataatggaTTAAGCGCTTGCAGCCATAGTTTAATTtataattgtccaaatcctctgatttcagcctctcaacagtaaatattctgagATTTCTGTATTCCTACATGAAAGAAGACAttgaaaacatttgcttttactttggaaaacaatgatgaacatttttgccattttctgtTATGgcccaaaccagtaactgaatcctaCTCAATTTATGGAAATAAAAGTCATCTTAAtctattgtaaaaataattgttatttgcAGCTGTCTCAACAATGTTGGTAAAACATCACTCCCTCTTGTGATATTGCctaatttttatttagtttgtttaagcataaaacaataccaaataaatggCAATAATCAGATCATAAACActaatcaggaaaaaaatattttgtaatgaacttgaaatacattttatgcaattatttgattaatcgatGGAATAATTGATAGAATAatggattctaaaaatatttgatagtgacagccctacatCCAATATAGCGAGGAGTTTCTTTATTGAGttcttatttgtatttcttgtaAATTTATTTTGGCCACTGCAGTCAACAGACCTCAGCTGATGCTTCATTCCAGTGGATTTCTTTAGGGTTGTTGTGTTACACTATATTCAAGGAAATCACTGTTGTGTTAAGTCATAAGACAAACGTGCTAAGAAATTGAAAACCTCTTTGTCAAAAGTGTGGTAAGTGCATTAGGACTATCCTGTGGAACTTGGTTTTATGTCAAAAGTGGGGGTTTCCAGCAAAGATTTATCACAGCTCAATTCACCATTGTACATTGattgtaaggttttttttttatcacagtaCTTCTCTTTACTATCACGAGTAAAGTTTTGCAtggatacaaatacaaaaattgttcatgtattgtttttatccGCAGCATTATActtatttggaaaaatgtaaaacatacactatattgccaaaagtattggcTTACATGCATTGACTCACACATGTTTTAAGTGTTATTCCaatctaaatccatatggtttaatatgatgttagTGTACCCTTTGCAGCCGTAAAAGCATGAACTCTTGGGGGAAGACTTTGTCACAAAGCTCAAAATTGAGCTCAAGTGCGTCATGTTTcaactgatcatccttgagtgGTTCCTACAGCTTAGTTGGAgaccacctgtggtaaattcagttgattggacatgatttggacaggcacacacctgtctatttAACGTCTCAGAGGTGACAGTGAATGTCAGAGCACAAACcaagcatgaagtcaaaggaattgtCTGTAGACCTCTGAGACAGGATTGTCTCAAGggacaaatctggggaagggtaCAGAAACATTTCTGCCGCTTTAAAGGTTCCaatgagcacagtggcctccaccaCCGCTAAATGGAAGACGTTCCGAACCACCTGGAGTCTGCAGGCACCGCTCATCACCTGACCAATACCATCCCTaaagtgaagcacggtggtggcagcatcatactgTGGAAAGGTTTTTCAGAGGCAGGAACTGGGAGACGAGTCAGGAGTGAGGGCAAGTTGAATGCAGCAAGGGACAGAGATGTCCTGGATGAAAAtctgctccagagtgctcaggacctcagacggGGGCGAAGATGTACCTTCCAAcaggacaatgaccctaagcacacagccaagacaaTGAAGGAGAGGCTTCAGGACAgctctgtgaatgtccttgagtggcccagccagatccCAGCTTTGAATTTGAGCCAACATCACTGGAGAGTTGTGAAAATGGCTGTGCACTGACAGTCTCCCTCAAACCTGATGGAGCTTGAAAGgtactgcaaagaggaatgggcgGAACTGCCCAAAGAGAGGTGTGCTAAGAGAGAGAGGTGTATGgcgtcatattaaaaaatacttGAGGCTTCCAAAGGTGcatcaacaaagtattgagcAAAGTCTTATACTTACGTACATGTGATGtcttagtattttatttttaataaatttgcaaaaatattgaataaagttttttctcattgtcattatggggtgttgtgtgtagaattttgaatttattccattttgagatgaggctgtaacatagcaaaatgtggaaaaagtgaaactctgtgaatactttccggatgcactgTATTTAATGACAGCAAGTACGGCggtaactgagtgtgccttcttgAGCCGCATGACATTTCTAAGCCCCTCAAAGTCTTTCATTGTGTGCCGTTTGTAACCTTGTAAACCTTGTTAAGGCTGTAGAGGTTACAATGTGAGCACGCCAGTGTATAAAGTAATATTTAATGTCAAGGCTCTTAGATCTTCAAAATGAATGCACATCATTTGCTGAAACCACATTTTGGCTAAAACCCTAGTGAAGGTAACGGgtacggaaaattgatggatttgaCTTGCATTGTGGGTAACTGATGGATAGTTTTCACCTGCAGGTATTTGTGGAGTTTGAGAATGCTTCGCAGCGGTGTTCGTGGGTGCAGGTGTACGATGAAGCTGTTAAGGCTCTGTTGGTGGAAGATTCAATTGTTTGGGCCAATAGGAGTGCTGCTACTGTGACTTCTGGATCAACCACAGCCTGGCCTGCTCTGGTGAGTGTCAGGTTTTGTTCACACTTGTAGATGGGTAAACTGTTTCAACCAAAGTTACAAAGCTACAGTACACATTCAGTATTTACTTCCGTCCGCTTAGCTTTCATGTCAGGGTTTCCCGATCCGATCTTTTAGATCGAATATTGCTCCattatcagcaaaaaaaacgagtatcggatcggactggatctaaaatcacAAATTTTTACAACtccaagcagtccattccatgctctgatccagcacttctatccaccAGCGTCCGGaaggcatgcagagcccacgtgatcacaaatACTGGTTGCTAAGGTGTTAACATAGTAGTaaggcatgcagagcccacgtgatcacaaatACTGGTTGCTAAGGTGTTAACATAGTAGTAAGGAGTAATAGAGAATGTTGCTTGCTTcaagtcatttattgacactccacttgaagttgactgtaaaaagaagtttttatcgctagctcaaagctaacacacaatgaacaaaaaacaccattgacgagctaacgaaaaGTGAGCATCAAAGGCTAAACGCATACAAATATGCAATATAACAACAcactcaggcatatattcttcaaactctgagaaattagttatattaacaaaattcgatcatgacttctactttctttgttaatGCACGTCTCTTGTTGTGTGCATTGCAGCATATGTGGAGAAACCGCATtttgttcccaccatatactgacagtaagaaaataacaattgagcttgaattgttattttgcgattaaaaagtataatttgtagtatttattgaggttattttccatagttttctaattatttttttatttaatctattcaatTGCAGAATATACttgtttaagttaagcagtggttatgttggaatctaaatacatattttttgttattggttttattgcTTGTTTTCAGGATTTTGTAACATAGTTTTTGATCCAATcttaaaacatgcattgtaggttaattgaagactgtaaattgcccataggtgtgaatgtgagtgcaaaaggttgtttatacgtgccctgcgattggctggcaactagttcaggttgtaccctgcctctcgcccgaagatagctgggataggctccagcatgcccacgaccctagtgaggataagcggtacggaatatggatggataatgcttgtaacacaaggcattttAGTGATATGGTAGCTCAGTCTGGCTATGGCACTATGACAGTCTGACACTATGAAGAAAAACATGGAGTCAAGTGGATCTACACACAGGGATCTGTGTCACCTCTGtgttaactacaaaataaagtgagtaaaaagaaatacaagactgctTCTTGAGATTACCACAAGTTATAAACTAAAACTCTTGAGAGGACATCAGAAGTTATACTTTATG is a window of Phycodurus eques isolate BA_2022a chromosome 9, UOR_Pequ_1.1, whole genome shotgun sequence DNA encoding:
- the spon2a gene encoding spondin-2a — protein: MMPPQQLKSSWLRQLLVVLLKLCLTFAGPLQPLNRTECTARGPASYIVVFTGHWSPQAFPKQYPLFRPPAQWSKLIAVSHNRHFRLWEEGAKASEGVQHFAEVGVTVELMKSAKEARKRRSVGSMYRTAGIPNGIGHSSTELLMLPRNSLLSLMVKIIPSPDWFVGVDSLNLCEGSHWKQDVTIDLQPYDAGTDNGFTFSSPNFPTSPPENITKITSQMPNHPANSFYYPRLKELPPIASIKITRQSRSLHRHVPMSNHILPNSISPQRFSVTPLDCEVSLWSSWGLCLGPCSKGGVRHRTRYILLRPANAGDPCPELEEQAECVPHSCMKLQ